In the Victivallis sp. Marseille-Q1083 genome, one interval contains:
- a CDS encoding pyruvate formate lyase family protein translates to MNHRLEQIVKRFQQRPAAWEIADKQQLNGIFQRIAAKSRTAPPVVKMADYLGAAARELPVRIQEYELIVGSDIYEIDCCCEYGFFPNGGHYSADYRLPLQVGLGGMIARIDAIEPSTPETATNRKAMLHAWRSLSLLIERYADEAANLAEQENCRDRQVELRQIAENCRRLILDKPETFHQALQLTYFIQIFLHLEGLGSNSMSFGRLDQFLYPFYRRDRQCGRLTVEQAEELWMCFAEKVSYCDCSQNLVLGGYDTNGREAGNELSCLIMRAQAAVKMRQPSLSLRVTPQTGDEAWAAALTLAAGGFGMPSFFNDPVVIKALENTGAEKTDACHYAIIGCYEANVQGCTYGQTTALELSLPAVLLDFLKERQARQFDDFDTFLAAWKQFFIERYEQHYLPGYQLIRERYATQSASPFLAGILADCGHSGRLPEHYGAKYNWFGLNILGFGTLADSFYVIKKLVFDTGAFELAELIEQVRLNFPDESFYQRCRNLPGKYGTGNPESDELARGLSGFIAQVVLPRKLNHDVQLSPSLFRFLSDVYAAEIPATPDGRRLGERVSYGAAPTESAGATPTSLLRSAANLRTDLYANGTPISLTFPPELLADATGRRQTRSLIEAFFAQGGFHLQLSLQDADILREARACPEQHRDLLIRISGHSNYFVVLDDTLQQALIERAALGR, encoded by the coding sequence ATGAATCATCGTCTTGAACAAATCGTCAAACGTTTCCAGCAGCGCCCGGCCGCCTGGGAAATTGCCGACAAACAACAATTGAACGGTATCTTTCAACGGATTGCCGCCAAAAGCCGCACCGCTCCGCCCGTCGTTAAAATGGCGGATTACCTGGGAGCTGCCGCCCGGGAACTGCCGGTCCGCATCCAGGAATACGAATTGATTGTCGGCAGCGATATCTATGAAATCGACTGCTGCTGCGAGTACGGTTTTTTCCCCAACGGCGGTCATTATTCGGCCGATTACCGGCTGCCTCTGCAAGTCGGCCTCGGCGGTATGATCGCCCGGATCGACGCCATTGAACCGTCCACGCCTGAAACCGCAACCAACCGAAAAGCCATGCTGCACGCCTGGCGGAGTCTGTCGCTCCTGATTGAACGCTACGCGGACGAAGCGGCAAATCTGGCAGAACAGGAGAACTGCCGGGACCGGCAAGTCGAATTGCGGCAGATTGCCGAAAATTGCCGGCGGCTTATCCTCGATAAACCGGAAACATTTCATCAAGCTCTGCAATTGACTTACTTCATCCAAATTTTCCTGCATCTGGAAGGGTTGGGCAGCAACAGCATGTCGTTCGGCCGGCTGGACCAGTTCCTGTATCCATTCTATCGCCGGGACCGGCAGTGCGGCCGCCTGACCGTGGAGCAGGCCGAGGAGCTGTGGATGTGTTTTGCGGAAAAAGTTTCTTATTGCGACTGCTCGCAGAACCTGGTTCTGGGCGGTTACGACACCAATGGCCGGGAGGCCGGCAACGAACTGAGCTGCCTGATCATGCGGGCGCAGGCGGCAGTAAAGATGCGTCAGCCGTCGCTTTCGCTGCGGGTCACGCCGCAAACCGGCGACGAGGCCTGGGCGGCGGCCTTGACTCTGGCGGCCGGCGGCTTCGGCATGCCGTCATTTTTCAATGATCCGGTAGTCATCAAGGCTCTGGAAAATACCGGAGCGGAAAAAACGGATGCCTGCCATTATGCCATCATCGGCTGTTATGAAGCGAACGTGCAAGGCTGCACCTATGGGCAGACGACCGCGCTCGAACTCTCCCTGCCGGCTGTTCTGCTGGATTTCCTGAAAGAGCGGCAAGCCCGGCAATTTGATGATTTCGACACTTTTCTGGCGGCGTGGAAACAATTCTTTATCGAGCGTTATGAACAGCATTATCTGCCCGGCTACCAGCTTATCCGGGAACGCTACGCCACTCAATCGGCCTCGCCGTTCCTGGCCGGAATCCTGGCCGACTGCGGCCACTCCGGCCGGCTGCCGGAACATTACGGCGCCAAGTACAACTGGTTCGGCCTGAACATCCTCGGCTTCGGAACGCTGGCCGACAGCTTCTACGTCATCAAAAAGCTGGTGTTCGACACCGGCGCTTTTGAACTAGCCGAGCTGATTGAACAGGTCAGACTGAATTTCCCCGACGAGTCATTCTATCAGCGCTGCCGCAACTTGCCCGGCAAATACGGCACCGGCAACCCGGAAAGCGATGAACTGGCCCGCGGTCTGTCCGGCTTTATCGCTCAGGTCGTTTTGCCGCGAAAACTGAACCATGATGTTCAGCTCAGTCCCTCCCTGTTCCGTTTCCTGAGCGACGTCTATGCCGCGGAGATCCCGGCAACGCCGGACGGCCGCCGGCTGGGTGAAAGGGTTTCGTACGGTGCGGCTCCGACCGAATCGGCCGGCGCGACTCCTACGTCACTGCTGAGGTCGGCCGCCAACTTACGGACGGACCTGTATGCCAACGGCACTCCGATTTCGCTGACCTTTCCGCCGGAACTTCTGGCCGACGCAACCGGCCGCCGGCAAACCCGGTCGCTGATTGAAGCTTTTTTCGCGCAGGGCGGGTTCCATCTGCAATTGAGCCTGCAGGACGCGGATATTCTGCGCGAAGCCCGGGCTTGCCCGGAGCAGCACCGGGATTTACTGATCCGGATCAGCGGACACAGCAATTATTTCGTCGTGCTTGACGATACGCTGCAGCAGGCACTGATTGAACGGGCTGCGCTCGGCCGGTAA
- a CDS encoding ATP-dependent 6-phosphofructokinase, producing the protein MDYREFTVEQLGDAKITSPIRKANFISDNARIVHAAESSEITELVKSGAPLPSFELAGPREKIFHDPSWCKAAILTAGGLCPGLNNVIKGLTRTLKLQYNVPMVYGIKYGYRGLIPSFHLQPEILTEDSVDDIHESGGSVLGSSRGRQDEDEMVDTLVRMNINMLFCIGGDGTLRCAHDVANVIKRRKLSISVVCIPKTIDNDVCFIDKSFGFETAVYATNSVITAANNEAKGAYNGIGLIKVMGRDSGFIAAYATLANSHVNYCLVPETPIILDGNGRDALLPHLEHRLAKKHHAVIIVAEGAGQDLFLKTDQRTDASGNILHDDIGLLLKDRICEYFKQRDIELNLKYFDPSYMIRSLAANGTDAVFCSMLAQNAVHAAMAGKTDIVIGHWHDHFTHVPIALASKQRKKIDLKSQLWNNVKSSTCY; encoded by the coding sequence ATGGACTACCGTGAATTTACTGTCGAACAACTCGGAGACGCGAAAATCACCTCGCCGATCCGCAAAGCCAATTTCATTTCCGACAATGCCCGGATCGTTCACGCGGCAGAATCTTCCGAAATAACCGAACTGGTCAAAAGCGGCGCTCCGCTGCCGTCCTTCGAGCTGGCCGGACCGCGGGAGAAAATTTTCCACGATCCATCCTGGTGCAAGGCGGCGATTCTGACTGCCGGCGGCCTCTGTCCGGGGTTGAACAATGTCATCAAAGGGTTGACCCGGACGCTGAAGCTGCAATACAATGTGCCGATGGTTTACGGCATCAAATACGGCTACCGCGGCCTGATTCCGAGCTTTCACCTCCAGCCGGAAATTCTGACCGAAGACAGCGTCGACGACATCCATGAGAGCGGCGGTTCGGTGCTCGGTTCCAGCCGCGGCCGCCAGGATGAAGATGAGATGGTCGACACGCTGGTGCGGATGAATATCAACATGCTGTTCTGTATCGGCGGCGACGGTACCTTGCGCTGCGCACACGACGTCGCCAACGTCATCAAGCGGCGCAAGCTCTCGATCAGCGTCGTCTGCATCCCCAAAACGATCGACAACGACGTCTGCTTTATCGACAAGTCCTTCGGGTTCGAAACCGCCGTCTATGCGACCAACTCGGTGATCACCGCCGCCAACAACGAAGCGAAGGGCGCTTACAACGGCATCGGGCTGATCAAAGTGATGGGACGCGACAGCGGCTTTATCGCCGCTTATGCGACGCTGGCCAACTCCCACGTCAACTACTGCCTGGTGCCGGAAACGCCGATCATCCTCGACGGCAACGGCCGTGACGCGCTGCTGCCGCATCTGGAACACCGGCTGGCCAAGAAGCACCACGCGGTCATCATCGTCGCCGAAGGGGCCGGACAGGATCTTTTCCTCAAAACCGATCAGCGGACCGACGCTTCCGGCAACATCCTGCATGACGACATCGGCTTGCTGCTGAAAGACCGGATTTGCGAATATTTCAAGCAGCGCGACATCGAATTGAATTTGAAATACTTCGATCCGAGCTACATGATCCGTTCGCTCGCCGCCAACGGCACCGATGCGGTGTTCTGTTCAATGCTGGCCCAGAACGCGGTCCACGCCGCGATGGCCGGCAAAACCGACATCGTCATCGGCCACTGGCACGACCACTTTACGCACGTGCCGATCGCTCTGGCTTCCAAACAGCGCAAAAAAATCGACCTCAAAAGCCAGTTGTGGAACAACGTCAAGTCTTCCACCTGTTACTGA
- a CDS encoding glutamine synthetase III: protein MTSSARKRAVWSIASQPFTVPELVKEDLIKEVYGKDVFSLSVMKEYLPKHSFLKLQHTIKDGMALDPAIADDVANAMKQWALKQGASHYTHWFLPLTGSTAEKHDSFVEPDGQGGIVMNFSGKNLIVGEPDASSFPSGGLRSTFEARGYTAWDPTSPAFIKRGRNGATLCIPTAFCSYTGEALDKKTPLLRSIQAVGRQISRILHCFGESVDAKPEVTLGTEQEYFLIDKRLYSCRPDLVQCGRTLFGAPPPKHQQLDDHYFGAIKPRVLAFMTEVDLALWRLGIPAKTRHNEAAPAQFEVASMHEELNLAVDHNMLTMEILQLIADRHGFVCLLHEKPFAGINGSGKHNNYSIGAGRLNFLNPGSNPHENAIFLTTLCAIIQAVDRHGDLLRAATAGVGNDYRLGASEAPPPIISIFLGEQLTDVIEQIEHGGATSSKKGDFMRIGVDALPPLPRDTTDRNRTSPFAYTGNKFEFRAPGSSHSCAGSNIVLNLIVAEALDEIATTLETAPPTEFHDVLQKKLQSIIKTHKRIIFNGDNYHRDWISEAEKRSLPHYRTTPEALARFITPENIALFEKYQVLSRAELLSRYEVFMDDFRTRTKIDGELALSLARTIIFPAVSKQLGRYGHDAGALQRAGLTAEVQQEMMTRINREFQEASQAANALEQILIDFDAQQVIMALQRLRRSVDKLEKLIDDDLWALPKYREMLFLY, encoded by the coding sequence ATGACTAGCTCAGCCAGAAAGCGTGCGGTCTGGTCGATCGCATCCCAACCGTTCACGGTTCCGGAGTTGGTGAAAGAAGATTTGATCAAGGAAGTTTACGGCAAGGATGTTTTTTCCCTGTCGGTCATGAAAGAATATCTGCCGAAACACTCCTTCCTGAAACTCCAGCATACCATCAAAGACGGCATGGCGCTCGACCCGGCCATCGCCGACGACGTCGCCAACGCGATGAAGCAGTGGGCGCTCAAGCAGGGAGCTTCGCACTATACGCACTGGTTCCTGCCGCTGACCGGTTCCACCGCCGAAAAACACGATTCCTTCGTCGAACCGGACGGCCAGGGCGGCATCGTCATGAATTTTTCCGGCAAAAACCTGATCGTCGGCGAACCGGACGCTTCGAGTTTTCCGTCCGGCGGTTTGCGTTCCACCTTCGAAGCGCGCGGTTATACCGCCTGGGACCCGACCAGTCCGGCTTTTATCAAGCGCGGCCGCAACGGCGCGACGCTGTGCATTCCGACGGCGTTCTGTTCCTATACCGGAGAGGCGCTGGACAAAAAAACGCCGCTGCTGCGTTCCATTCAGGCGGTCGGCAGACAAATCTCCCGGATTCTGCATTGCTTCGGCGAATCGGTCGACGCCAAACCGGAGGTGACGCTCGGCACTGAGCAGGAGTATTTCCTGATCGACAAGCGGCTGTACAGTTGCCGGCCGGATCTGGTGCAGTGCGGCCGGACTCTGTTCGGCGCGCCGCCGCCGAAACACCAGCAGCTCGACGACCATTATTTCGGTGCGATCAAACCGCGGGTGCTGGCTTTCATGACGGAAGTCGACCTGGCGTTGTGGCGGCTCGGCATCCCGGCCAAGACCCGCCACAACGAAGCGGCACCGGCCCAGTTCGAAGTCGCCTCAATGCACGAGGAGCTCAATCTGGCGGTCGACCACAATATGCTGACGATGGAAATTCTGCAGTTGATCGCCGACCGGCACGGCTTTGTCTGTTTGCTGCATGAAAAACCGTTCGCCGGCATCAACGGCTCCGGCAAGCACAACAATTATTCGATCGGCGCCGGCCGGCTGAATTTCCTTAACCCGGGCAGCAATCCGCATGAGAACGCCATCTTCCTGACGACGCTGTGCGCCATCATTCAGGCGGTCGACCGGCACGGCGACCTGTTGCGGGCGGCGACCGCCGGCGTCGGCAACGATTACCGGCTCGGCGCCAGTGAAGCGCCGCCGCCGATCATTTCGATCTTCCTCGGCGAGCAGTTGACCGACGTCATCGAACAGATCGAGCACGGCGGCGCCACTTCGTCGAAGAAAGGCGATTTCATGCGCATCGGCGTCGACGCGCTGCCGCCGCTGCCGCGCGACACCACCGACCGCAACCGGACCAGCCCGTTCGCCTATACCGGCAACAAATTCGAATTCCGGGCCCCCGGTTCCAGCCACTCCTGCGCCGGTTCCAATATCGTGCTCAATCTGATCGTCGCCGAAGCGCTGGACGAAATCGCCACCACGCTGGAAACCGCCCCCCCGACCGAGTTCCATGATGTGCTGCAGAAAAAGCTGCAGTCGATCATCAAAACCCACAAACGGATCATTTTCAACGGCGACAATTACCATCGCGACTGGATTTCAGAGGCGGAAAAACGCAGTTTGCCGCATTACCGGACGACGCCGGAAGCGCTGGCGCGCTTCATCACGCCGGAAAACATCGCCTTGTTCGAAAAATATCAAGTCTTGTCCAGAGCCGAACTGCTCTCCCGCTACGAAGTTTTCATGGATGACTTCCGGACCCGGACCAAAATCGACGGGGAGTTGGCCTTGAGCCTGGCCCGGACCATCATTTTCCCGGCGGTCAGCAAGCAACTGGGCCGTTACGGCCACGATGCCGGCGCACTGCAGCGGGCCGGGCTGACGGCCGAGGTCCAGCAGGAGATGATGACCCGGATCAACCGGGAATTTCAGGAAGCCAGCCAGGCGGCCAACGCGCTGGAACAAATATTGATCGATTTCGACGCGCAACAGGTCATCATGGCGCTGCAGCGCCTGCGCCGCAGCGTCGACAAGCTGGAAAAGCTGATCGACGACGACTTGTGGGCGCTGCCGAAATATCGCGAGATGCTGTTTCTCTATTGA
- a CDS encoding IclR family transcriptional regulator produces the protein MSSHAPAVKSALIILEYMSDVQRPLSIAELSRETGINKNMISRILSELIEQRWVSRDEEAATFRITLQPFQIFSRILSGMTLHTLAIPVIKAIWQQTKESTQLAILKDNRAFYIQQLDSTRMVRVASAVGGNYPLHCTAPGKVLLAWAAEDDRHELLSGELVAYTANTITAPAALRRELETVRRQGYALDREEFSRGIVCCAAPVFDYTGSLQGAVGISSSTVYGSAAELFERFGQLVINGANQISSQLGWQDRNNHFSQ, from the coding sequence ATGTCATCCCACGCTCCGGCAGTGAAATCGGCTCTGATCATTCTGGAATATATGAGCGACGTGCAGCGACCGCTGTCAATTGCGGAGCTCAGTCGGGAAACCGGCATCAACAAAAATATGATTTCCAGAATATTAAGTGAATTGATCGAACAGCGGTGGGTCAGCCGTGACGAGGAAGCCGCGACTTTCCGGATTACCCTGCAGCCCTTTCAGATTTTCAGCCGGATTCTGTCCGGCATGACCCTTCATACGCTGGCCATCCCCGTCATCAAAGCGATCTGGCAGCAAACCAAAGAGAGCACTCAGTTGGCCATTTTGAAGGACAACCGGGCATTCTATATTCAACAACTGGATTCGACCCGGATGGTCCGGGTCGCCAGCGCCGTCGGCGGCAATTATCCGCTGCACTGCACGGCGCCGGGCAAAGTATTGCTGGCCTGGGCGGCGGAAGATGACCGGCATGAGCTCCTCAGCGGGGAACTTGTCGCTTACACGGCCAATACCATAACCGCACCGGCGGCACTGCGCCGCGAACTGGAAACGGTCCGCCGGCAGGGTTATGCGCTGGACCGGGAGGAATTCAGCCGCGGAATTGTCTGCTGCGCCGCTCCGGTTTTCGATTATACCGGTTCGCTGCAGGGGGCGGTCGGCATTTCATCTTCCACGGTTTACGGTTCGGCGGCCGAACTGTTCGAGCGGTTCGGCCAACTGGTAATCAACGGCGCCAATCAAATTTCCAGCCAGCTCGGCTGGCAGGACAGGAACAATCATTTCTCCCAATGA